In Hemicordylus capensis ecotype Gifberg chromosome 13, rHemCap1.1.pri, whole genome shotgun sequence, a single window of DNA contains:
- the ECI1 gene encoding enoyl-CoA delta isomerase 1, mitochondrial, whose product MAAAAATASRAWRLLRGSGAFHGRAAIQRLWDPPAQRRLFSNNKILVELDENTGVAVMKMKSPPVNSQTLEFLTEFSISLEKLENDRAYRGLILTSATPKIFSAGLDITEMCGKSEEHYAEFWRAVQEMWLKLYMSRLVTIAAINGSSPAGGCLMAVSCDYRIMAENPKYGIGLNETRLGIVAPFWFKDTMINTIGHRATEQALQMGLLYPAPQALSIGIVDQLVPEEKVQDVAAAAMTQWLAIPDHARLITKSAMRKPTVDRLLTHREADIQNFVSFISRDSIQKSLQVYLEMLKGKKG is encoded by the exons atggcggctgcagcagcaactgCGTCCCGGGCCTGGCGGCTTCTGCGGGGCTCAG GTGCTTTCCATGGGCGAGCTGCTATCCAGAGACTCTGGGACCCCCCTGCCCAAAGGAGACTGTTCAGCAACAACAAGATCCTCGTGGAGCTGGATGAAAACACAG GAGTTGCAGTGATGAAAATGAAGAGTCCTCCTGTGAACAGCCAAACCTTGGAGTTCCTGACTGAGTTTTCAATAAGCCTTGAGAAACTGGAGAATGACCGGGCCTACCGAGGACTCATACTGACCTCG GCTACCCCGAAAATCTTCTCAGCAGGGCTGGACATCACTGAGATGTGTGGCAAGAGCGAGGAGCATTACGCCGAGTTCTGGAGGGCAGTGCAAGAGATGTGGCTGAAGCTGTACATGTCCAGGCTGGTGACCATTGCAGCCATCAAT GGTTCCAGCCCAGCGGGTGGATGCCTGATGGCCGTGTCCTGTGACTACAGGATCATGGCTGAGAATCCCAAATACGGCATCGGGCTGAACGAGACACGGCTGGGCATTGTTGCCCCTTTCTG GTTCAAAGACACGATGATCAACACGATTGGCCACCGGGCCACGGAGCAAGCCCTCCAAATGGGGCTCCTCTATCCTGCGCCACAGGCCCTCAGCATTGGCATTGTGGACCAGTTAGTGCCGGAAGAGAAGGTCCAGGACGTGGCCGCGGCGGCGATGACCCAGTGGCTGGCTATTCCAG ACCATGCCCGCCTGATTACGAAATCTGCCATGCGGAAGCCGACCGTGGACCGCCTGCTGACGCACCGCGAGGCCGACATCCAGAACTTCGTCAGCTTCATCTCCAGAGACTCTATCCAGAAGTCCCTCCAggtgtacctggagatgctcaaGGGGAAGAAAGGCTGA